CGCCGGCGAGGACCCCCAGGCTCTCCAGCTTCTGGGCCTGCTGGACCTGGCGCTCGAGGTTGAGACGCTCCTCCTCCGCCCGTTTCTTGTCGGTGATGTCAATGGCGGTGAGGGCGTATCCCAGCGATGGGTTCTCCGGGTCGATGATGGACGAGTTGAGCAGCACGTCGATCATCGCCCCGTCCTTGCGCCGCCACTTCGCCTCCACGCTGCCGCGCACGGAGGCCGTCTGGCAGGCGTACAGCTCGCGGCCGACCCGGTCGTACTCCTCGGGGCCCGCGTAGAGCATGCGGGTGGGGCTGCCCTCCAGTTCCTCCCGGGTGTAGCCGACCATCTGGCAGAGCCACGAATTCACCCGGCTCATGACCCGGTCCCGCCCCACGGCGAAGGCGACGGGGGCGGCGGTCAGGAGACCCCGGAGGGTCGCCTCGTTCCGGCGGATGGCTTCCTGGGCCCGGGTCTGCTTGAGGATCTTCCACATGCCGTCCATGAGGAGGGTGGCCTGCCGGATGTCCTTTTCGTCATACGGGGTGCTCTTGTTGCCGACACCGGCCACCAGGACGATCCGTTTCCCGTCGAACAGGGGGATGTCCATGTGCCGGGTGAGCCGGAACCGGCTTTCGGTCGCCCGTTTCCGGCGGGTGGGCGGTTCCGGGCAGTCGTTGGTGATGATGGGCCGGCGCCGGCGCACGGTCTCGCTCCAGAGTTCGGTGGTCTCGAGAGGGTAGTTGGAGGGCTTGTCCGTGATGGGGCTGAGCCCGGGCGCGTTGCGCGACCACGTGTACATGTTGAGCGTCTTCTCGTCCTCTTCCAGGAAGGCGAGATAGCCGATGCGGCTGCAGGTGAGCTGGATCACCTTGTCGAGGGCGAAGTCGGTCAGGGTCATCTCCGACTCCCCCGAGAGGCGGGAGAGTTCGAGGAGGCCGGCCAGACGCTGCTCGTTGAGGCGCAGTTCCTTTCGGTCCTCGATCTGCTCGACCACGCGCTGCACCGCCATCGCCAGGATGTCGAGGAAGTTCTCGTCCTTGACCAGGTAGTCGAGGGCGCCGCGCTTCATCATGTCCACGGCGATCCGCTCGTCGCCCTGGCCGGTGGCGATGATGAAGGGGGGCATCACGGTCACCTGCTCGATGAAGCGGGCGGCAGTGGTGTCAGGGAGGGAGTAGTCCAGGAGGACCAGGTCGGGGGTGTTCCGGGACAGCCACTCCAGAGCGTCCTTCCCCGTCCCGACCTTCTCCGCCTTCCATCCCTCGTCCTGCAGGATGCCGGTGATCAACTCCGCCAGGGCGGCGTCATCCTCCACCACGAGGATGACTTCCCGGCGTTCCCGATGCGTCTGGGGCGCTTCCATGCCGTTCTCCTCTCCCCCGGTTGCGGGGTCCCATCACGCAGGCTCGACGTCCGCCGCCCGGGTTTTTTCGGCCCGGCGAACCTCCTTCACGACGATCGGTGCGATCGAAGGGTTCGACATGTAAAAATGATACCACCAACGCGCGTCCTGAAAAAGCAGGAATTTCACTCAGGCCAGGCCCAGTGCCCGGAGAACGACGGGGCCCAGCCGCTCCCACCCCAGGAACCGGCGGACATGATCGCTCCCCTGGCGGGTCCTCTCGTCGAGGTCGCCCGCCAGGGCCCTCTCCAGGGCGGGGAGATAAGCGGCCGTGTCCGCGGCGATCTCGACGAACGCCGCGAAATCGGCCGCGTCACCCGAGGGGTTGGCCACCACCGGGAGGCCCGCGGCGAGGTACTCCCGCAGCTTCATGATGGAGCGGTACCGGTTGGCGCCGCCGGGGCGGAGGTAGTGGACCCCTGCCCGGCAGGCCGCCAGGACGGCGGGGACCGTGGCGTGGGGGACGTGGCCGGCGAAGAGGACGCGGTCGAGCGCGCCCGAAGCGGCGACCCGCTCGCGGAAGGCGTCCAGTTTCACACCGTGGCCCAGCAGCAAAAACCCCCAGTCGGGGTGGAGTCGAAGGGCCTGGCTGAAGAGGGGGAGCAGGTCCTCGGCGTCGGAGGTGATGCCCAGGGACGCCATGTGGACGATCGTCCGCCAGCGGCCGGTGAAGGCTTCGATTGCCGGGGGAAGGGGGGCGCGGGGGGCGTCGAAGACGTCCAGGTCGATGCCCTGGGGAACCTGCAGGAGACGGTCTTCCGGGACCCGGGCGTCCCCGGCCAGGTAGGCGCGCAGGGGTTCGACGTGGTAGGACACGGTGTCGAAACGGCGGGGCCAGGCCTCGAAACCCCGCCGCACCAGCGTCCGGGCGAGGCCGGGGGGATAGTACTCGAAGTCCAGGTCGTCGACGTCCAGAGAAGCCCGGGTGCCGCGGCGCCGGGCCCGGAGGGCGGGGATCGCCGCGTTGGGCAGCGGCTTGAGGGCGTAGACGGCGTCCCATTGCCTCCCGCGTGCCAGTCGCAGCCCGTCGCGCAGGGAGCGGAGGATCGCCCGGGCCAGGGGCCCCCGTTCCGTCGTGAAACGGTAGTCGATGCCCCTTTCGGCGCGGGGCGGCTGCCCCGGCCGCAGCCGCTCCGAAAACGTCACCGCCGCGCCCGCGCGGGCGGCACAGCGGGCCATGTTCCAGAACCGGACCCCCGACCCGCTGTCGGAGGTGAGCGACGAAAGGAACAGCAACTGTGGACGATCCCGGGTTTCCATGACGAGTTCAGGGTACACGAAATCGCGCGAAGGCACAATTCCCATCATTCCCGTCACTCCCCAAATGGATCAACCGGGGAAAAACCACGAAATACACGGAATACACGAACGAAGAACACAGAATTCAGAATTCGGGAGGGTGAAGTCAGGAGGGTGAGACAGCCGCCAGAAAACCAGGAGACAGGAGATGGCGTTGGGTCTGCTGACCGGAATCGGAGACGCTGCTTCTCCGTGCCTCTATGCCTCCGTGAGAGCGATATTCCGGGAGGTCTCTGCCGGCGGCGCGGCGACCGGGTGAAGGCGAGCTTTCGTTTTCCTCGGCCACTCCTCCCGGTCGATGTCCCGGGAAAAGCGTGGAGACTATCCCCCCCGTTTCCTCACTTTTCTGCTGGCGGCGCCCGCGGGCCCGCCGGTATAATGGCCCGGCCCGGCGGGGCAAATCCGGATTTCGGAGGCAGCTTGAGCGACACCCGGTTTCACCTTCCGATGTGGGTTTTAACGGCTCTCGCCGTCGTCGCGGCGAGCGGCTTTCCCATGGCGGGGGCCCCCGATGCGCCACCCCCGCCTGCGACTGCGATCACCTACCCCGACGGCGACGTCAACGGCGACGGGCGCACCGACGTCGTTGACCTGGTCATCGTCCGGCAGGTCCTGGCCGGGGGCATCCCCCTGAACCAGGCGCCCTGTACCCGCCCCGGCGGGGGCGACTTCAACGCCGACCTTCGCCTTGACGGGGCCGACGCGGACGGCCTGGACAAACTCCTGGCCGACCGGGCCGGCCCCCCCCCGGCCCGCCTCCGCTTCCTGGACGATTTCGAGGCCGGCAACTACAGCGAGAACATCTGGGTCCCCCGGCCCTGGTTCAATTTTGACGTCGGGCGGGACGGGGGGGTGTCGCTGCGGGTGGAGAACCTCGTCGCCGGGGAATCCGTCCTGGTCGGCACCTCCATCGTCATCAAGCCGGTGCGCACGTGGCTCCTGGGGCTGACGGCGGACATCCGCGCTGAAAATGTCTCCGCCCCGCCCAATCCCTGGAACGGCATCAAGCTCATGCTGCGGATCGTGTCGGCCGACGGCCGCGTGGAGTGGCCCCAGGTCACGGTGGGGACGGGGACCTTCGGGTGGGCCACCCTCGGCGCGCTGGTCGCCGTCCCCGCGGACGCTGCCCAGGCGACCCTCTACCTCGGCCTGGAGTCGAGCACCGGCCGGGTCTGGTTCGACAACGTCCGTCTCGAGGGGGTGCGCACCCCGGAGGACTACCCCCCGGCCCGCGACCCCGCGATCCCCATCCCCGCTCTTCACCCCGAGCCCCGGTTGCGCGGGGCCATGGTGAGCACCCTGGCCGGCCCCGACGACCTCGCCGTCCTCGGGCGGGACTGGAAGGCCAACGTGATCCGGTGGCAGCTCGGCGGCACCGCCTTCCCCGAGGGGCTGCTGACGCCCGGCTACGACGTCGTGCTGGGGCAGGAACTCGACCGGCTGGACGCGGCGCTCCCCTTCTGCCGGGAGCACGGCCTGCGGGTCGTGGTGGACCTGCACTCCCTCTCCGGCGGCGCCTGCGCCTCCCCGGCGGCCCAGGAAAAGCTGGTCGCCGTGTGGCGCGTCATCGCGGCACGGTACCGGGATTGCGAGGCGGTCTGGGCCTATGACCTGGCCAACGAACCGGCCCTGGGGGAGACCTGGTCCGGGGAAACGGCCCCCTGGGACCGCCTGGCGGAGCGCGTCGCCCGGGCGGTGCGGGAGATCGACCCCGCAAAGCCCGTCATCGTGGAGTCGGTTTTCGGGACGCCCGCCGCCTTCCGCTACCTAGTCCCGCTCGATTTCAGCATCCCGGGCGTGATCTACAGCGCCCACATGTACGAGCCGGGCGCCTTCACCCACCAGGGCGTCTTCGGCGGCACCGACAGCTTTGTCTACCCCGGCCTGATCGCCGGGGAGACGTGGGACGCGGAGCGCCTGCGCACCGCCCTCCAGCCGGTGAGGGATTTCCAGGAGAAGTACCGCGTCCCCGTCTTCATCGGGGAGTTCAGCGCCATCCGATGGGCCCCCGACCACAGCGCGCACCGCTACCTGAGCGACTGCATCGACCTCTTCGAGGAAAACGGCTGGGACTGGTGCTACCACGCCTTCCGCGAGTGGCACGGCTGGAGCGTGGAGCACGGCGAGGACCCGTTCGTCACCGAGCCGTCCCCCACCCCCACCGACCGCCAGCTCCTCCTGAGAAGCTGGTTCGACCTCAACGAAAAACCCTGGGCCCGCCGATAATCGCCACCGCCCCTCGCCCGCACCCCGTCATCAACGCCCAGGGAAACCGTTCAGCCCGCCATGACCCCCTCAGAGCCGCGCGCGTAAGCAAGCGGCAAAGCAAACAACAACCAGAGCCGCGCGCGTAAGCAAGCGGTCAAGCAACCCTCAACCAGCGCCTCGCGCGCAATCAAGCGGCTAAGAAGACAGATGCTCCTTTCCCACCGCCCATGCTTCCGGATCGGTAACCTGAGACATATTCCCCGACCATGGCGATCTCCGATCACCCAAGACGAACAGGAAATAGCTCCAGCCGTGTGATCTCCTGATCCCGATTCATCCATGCCGTCGCAGGGCTTCCTCTTCCCCCTTTATTCGAGGATTCCCCAGTCGGCGAGGCGGTAGCGGGCCCCGTGGAGCGTGCCTTCGCCCGTGGCCAGGGTGGCCTTGCGTCGCTGCACGTCCTCGACATATTCCGGGCGGCTGGCCTCGGCCACGACCTCGGCGATGCACACGCGTATCTCCCCTTCCTGCGCGGCCGGGTTGGTGTCGAGCCACTGCTGGATGCGCTTCCCTTCATTGTCGAAGTTGATCCCGCCGTTCTGCACGGCGATGTCGAAGCACAGCGCCATTCCCGGCTCCGCGGTCAGGCCGAAGCGTCCCGCGTCCCGCCGAGCGATCTCCCAATATCGCTCGACCCGCCTCAATTGAACTTCCTGGACTTCAGGGAAGGTTCCGAGCGTCTGAAAAGCCGCCTCCCAAGCCGGTTCCAGGCGTGTTTTTCGCTTCCCGCGAGAAAGCCCGCCGGCCCATCGAATTTGGGCAACCCTGCCCATGGCCAGAATGTCGAGGAGGGAGTCCCGTAGCGGACCGAAGGCCTCATCGATCAGGTTCGGATGCCGATCCCGTATTTCCTCCAGGATCGCTTGCACCTCGCCGGATTTCAATGTGAAGCCGATGATGCCCCAGGTGAGCCCCGTCCCGTCGTAGTTGCCGGCCGCTTTGCCGAAGCCGTGGCCCTCGAAGTCCGCCGTGATCTGGAGACAACGGTCCAGCAGGCCCGGCTTGCACTCGCCCGTAAGGGCTTCCCAAGTGGGGCCGTCCACCTGCCCGGCCCTCCAACTCGCCGTCTTCGCCGGCAACGTTACTCCCTGCCGCTGCTGGAACGCGGCCACAGCTTTGGCGGTATCGGTGCCGAAGATGCCGTCTGAGTCGGCTGGTCCGACCCCGGCCACTTGTAGGGCGCGTTGCATCCTCCGCACCAGTTCCCCGCGCACGGCGCGGTAGCCTTTCATCGGTTTCTGAAAATAGATCCGCGTCATGAGGACTCCCGGGGAATTCTGCTTGCAAACCAATTTCCGCTTAGTGCGTCTTCAATCGTCGATTCCGGTAGATAAACAGAGACTGAGCTGGTCGATCATCTGCCAATCCCCGGTTGTCCAGGGAGCTGCTGTTCCGATAGTGCTCCACCCTTCCCAGGTTCACCTGAAGGTTCCCGCTGCTCTTTTCTGATTTTTTTCAGATGGCTCTGATAGGTCTTTGAGGATCGTTGGGCGCCGACGACGCTCCGGCTGAGCACGAAACCGGAAATCCCGCCCAACAGGGTACCCAGGACTTCTTTGTCCAGTTTCCCGCTCATCCCCAGCATGGTGATGGCGATGGTCAGAAGGAATACGGTGATCAACTCCAGCAGCAAACCGGACGAAAAGATGATCTGCTTCAGATCCTTGTTGATGAAAAGAGGGACCAGGTACATCGTCAGGAGGGTGACGGCCAGGATCGGGAACACCCAATTGATGATGGTTGAGTCGATCTGGGCTTGACCCTGTTCCATGGCGCTTATTTCGTCTTCCTTTCGTATTATTTCCGTCTTCAGTCTCAAGAGTTCCTTTTGGTTCGACTCCTTTTCTTTGTTGATTTTGTTGATGTTCGTGGTCGTGAAGTTCTTCGACAACCGGCCGATCACCGTCTCGAACCCTTCGTCTTCGAACAGGTCGCAACACGCGCTGAACTTCTCTCTGGCCACCGGTCTGAAATCCGAGAGGGCAGTGACGACCTCCTGATAGGTTTTATCCTGGTAGGTCGACTGCTTGAAATCGTCCGCCAAGCCGTTCAACAGGAGATTGCGAAACAGGTTCAGGTCTTCGGCGGGCCAAAGCAAGGAAGCATTCCGGTCGAAATACTGGAGCCGCCACTTGTAGATCGGCGCGTAGAATTCCTCCAACAGGTCCTTGAGCAGGACGGAAAGACCGGAAACCTCCTGAGGGCTCAAGGACGGCTTCCATCGCTTTCGGATTTCAGTGATAACTTCCCGAATCTCCTTCGGATAAGGAATCTTTAAAAGATCGGCTGCCAGAACTCCACAAAGATCTTCTTTTTTCCGAATTTCCTTCTCTGTCTTCCTGGTGGACTCCAGGTCCCGATAAAGCTCCGTCACTTCGAATTTCAACTGAGCACCGGAGGTTTTTTCTCCCTGAAGGACGCCGGGCGAGGGTCCTGGGTTCCTTGCCCCTTGGGATTCCGCGGGAAGTGAACTCAGGAGGGCATAAAGGACGGTCAGTCCGGTAATAATACGGAATGGAATACCTGAAGCGTAACTCAATTTTCCTCCTCTTTAAATCACTTACGCCCCTGTGGCGAACTGCACGTGCATGGGGTCGGGGGTGGGGAAGTCGCAGCCGTGGCTCCAGCCGTGGATCTCCCAGAGTTCGTACCACCAGTCAGGGAGCGTCCGGGTGAGGGGGGCGCCGCGGGGGTTGTGGAGCGGGTCCCAGTCAATGGCGATCCCCCAGGCGTGGAGGGAGAGCGCCGTCCCGCCGGTAATCGGGCGGAAGTTGAATCCCCCGCCGTGGAGGTCCAGTCGGCGCTCGTGAAGCCATGACCGGATTTCGGTGTCCCCGGCGCCCACCCCGCATCGCGCGCGGGCGTAAACCCAGATCCCGCTCAGGACGGCCGAGAAACTGTCGGCCAGCAGGCGGTGCAGCCGGATACCGGACGACCTGACGAGGACTTCCCCGTCCTGATAATAAAGCTGCCAGCCTGGCGGTGGCGCCACCCGTAAAATGTTCTCTTCCTCCCAGGACTTTTTCAGCGTCCCATCCGGGTTGGCCGGGTTGCCGAACCTCGTTCCGATAGCCTTTCGACCATGTGGTGGATGCATGGTGACCTCCGGGAAAGCTGGTTGTTCGCCGCACGCTTCGCTGGAAGGATGGGCGTCGTCGGGTCCGCCCTGCCCTGGTGTCGTCCTTGTCCGACAGCGTTTTCCCGTTCCCGGAAACATGGCCTGTCGCGGCTGGAGGATTCCTGGCGGCATCGGGTCACCTTGTCATTGAGACTCCAGTGTCCCTTTGGAGACTAACGTCGCAAACATCTTTCTCTCTTCGCCTTGTCTGGTGTCCGTGGGGTTCGTGACTTCTTCTCCGGGTCATCCGTGGGTTTTCTCCAGTCGAATCGAGTTAGGGGACATTGGGCGGCGCATAGTTTCCTGCACTCCTGTTCATTTTGGCGATGACACTGCCATCAAGATTGGGACCCAATCCCTTCTTCGGTTTTTGCGGAGCATGGATCGGTCGGTGATAATCTCCGCTCCATTGCAGGCAGCGAAGAACGGTCCGGGTGGACTTCGTGGCCAGACCAAAGGTTCCGGGAAGCTTCACCAGGAGAATGCTGGCCAGGCGATATGCGAAGTTCTGGGACTTCGCCGGAGGTTCCAGCACTCCAAGGTTTCTGCATGTGGGATTCAATCCATGCCAGTCGAAGCTCAGACCGCAACCGCTTGGATTGACACAGGAACTAGCCTTATCCACCATCCAATCCAGCGTCAGGTCGGACAACCCCGTCTGTGCATACCCCCCCCCGATATTGGCATGAGCCCCGGCAAACCATCTCTCATCAAAGTTCTTCCCGACAATGTGATTGATGTTCGGCGTCAGGGGTGTGGGCCGGAAGGGCCATCGGTGCTCGTCGATCGCCAGTGCGTGACAGGCATTCTGGACGATGGAGCTGAGCTGCGTGTCATGAAAATCACAGCGGGAGAGTTTGACCAGCAGCCAGCCCAACGGAGTGAGGAAAGGGGCCCCGAGGGCGCCCACCGTGTCGAACACGCCGAGAAAATTGATGTACAACGTCTCCCTGGAGCCGGGCTCCGCCGTCCGTTCCTCGCCGTTCACGGGCATGGACCACGAATTTTCCTTGCGGAAGTTCACCGCTTGAACGCTGTCAGGATGCCATTCGGCCGAACGGCTTTTGTATCGCCTGTAAGCTTCGTTGATCATGTGGATTCGGTCCCGGCGAAGGACGCCCAAGTTTCGGATCATGCCGGACAGGCTGCGGGCCGAGTAGGCCCCCCGGCTGAATCCGAAGATAAAGATTTCGTCCCCCGGTTGGAAATTGCTGGCCAGAAACCGATAACCCTCCTTGATGTTTTCGGAGAGGCCATAGCCGAGAATCCCTCCGCGTAGCCTCTCGCCACGCCGCG
This is a stretch of genomic DNA from Acidobacteriota bacterium. It encodes these proteins:
- a CDS encoding response regulator codes for the protein MEAPQTHRERREVILVVEDDAALAELITGILQDEGWKAEKVGTGKDALEWLSRNTPDLVLLDYSLPDTTAARFIEQVTVMPPFIIATGQGDERIAVDMMKRGALDYLVKDENFLDILAMAVQRVVEQIEDRKELRLNEQRLAGLLELSRLSGESEMTLTDFALDKVIQLTCSRIGYLAFLEEDEKTLNMYTWSRNAPGLSPITDKPSNYPLETTELWSETVRRRRPIITNDCPEPPTRRKRATESRFRLTRHMDIPLFDGKRIVLVAGVGNKSTPYDEKDIRQATLLMDGMWKILKQTRAQEAIRRNEATLRGLLTAAPVAFAVGRDRVMSRVNSWLCQMVGYTREELEGSPTRMLYAGPEEYDRVGRELYACQTASVRGSVEAKWRRKDGAMIDVLLNSSIIDPENPSLGYALTAIDITDKKRAEEERLNLERQVQQAQKLESLGVLAGGIAHDFNNLLTAILGYVNLAMEDVSPASPALIDLQEAEKASRRAADLARQMLAYSGRGRFLVQRLDLREVVEGMAQMLQVSVSRKVQLQYKFGYGVPPVEADAAQLRQVVLNLVINASDAIGDRNGVVAISTGTAECTPADLAEPWQPNPVAGGLFAYVEVEDTGCGISAEHLSRIFDPFFTTKFTGRGLGLAAVLGIVRGHQGAVKVRSAPGKGSVFRVLLPAAAAPAAQPDHRVPSAEDRHGRGAVLLVDEEESVRAIGRRMLERIGFEALSAGEVGAALELCATHGSRIRCVVLDLTMARTDSEAFLRDILRVAPSVPLILSSDFDEQDARRQPEGERFAGFIQKPYTFNNLLETLRRVLGESLGPA
- a CDS encoding glycosyltransferase, yielding MMGIVPSRDFVYPELVMETRDRPQLLFLSSLTSDSGSGVRFWNMARCAARAGAAVTFSERLRPGQPPRAERGIDYRFTTERGPLARAILRSLRDGLRLARGRQWDAVYALKPLPNAAIPALRARRRGTRASLDVDDLDFEYYPPGLARTLVRRGFEAWPRRFDTVSYHVEPLRAYLAGDARVPEDRLLQVPQGIDLDVFDAPRAPLPPAIEAFTGRWRTIVHMASLGITSDAEDLLPLFSQALRLHPDWGFLLLGHGVKLDAFRERVAASGALDRVLFAGHVPHATVPAVLAACRAGVHYLRPGGANRYRSIMKLREYLAAGLPVVANPSGDAADFAAFVEIAADTAAYLPALERALAGDLDERTRQGSDHVRRFLGWERLGPVVLRALGLA
- a CDS encoding cellulase family glycosylhydrolase; amino-acid sequence: MSDTRFHLPMWVLTALAVVAASGFPMAGAPDAPPPPATAITYPDGDVNGDGRTDVVDLVIVRQVLAGGIPLNQAPCTRPGGGDFNADLRLDGADADGLDKLLADRAGPPPARLRFLDDFEAGNYSENIWVPRPWFNFDVGRDGGVSLRVENLVAGESVLVGTSIVIKPVRTWLLGLTADIRAENVSAPPNPWNGIKLMLRIVSADGRVEWPQVTVGTGTFGWATLGALVAVPADAAQATLYLGLESSTGRVWFDNVRLEGVRTPEDYPPARDPAIPIPALHPEPRLRGAMVSTLAGPDDLAVLGRDWKANVIRWQLGGTAFPEGLLTPGYDVVLGQELDRLDAALPFCREHGLRVVVDLHSLSGGACASPAAQEKLVAVWRVIAARYRDCEAVWAYDLANEPALGETWSGETAPWDRLAERVARAVREIDPAKPVIVESVFGTPAAFRYLVPLDFSIPGVIYSAHMYEPGAFTHQGVFGGTDSFVYPGLIAGETWDAERLRTALQPVRDFQEKYRVPVFIGEFSAIRWAPDHSAHRYLSDCIDLFEENGWDWCYHAFREWHGWSVEHGEDPFVTEPSPTPTDRQLLLRSWFDLNEKPWARR
- a CDS encoding peptidoglycan-binding protein yields the protein MTRIYFQKPMKGYRAVRGELVRRMQRALQVAGVGPADSDGIFGTDTAKAVAAFQQRQGVTLPAKTASWRAGQVDGPTWEALTGECKPGLLDRCLQITADFEGHGFGKAAGNYDGTGLTWGIIGFTLKSGEVQAILEEIRDRHPNLIDEAFGPLRDSLLDILAMGRVAQIRWAGGLSRGKRKTRLEPAWEAAFQTLGTFPEVQEVQLRRVERYWEIARRDAGRFGLTAEPGMALCFDIAVQNGGINFDNEGKRIQQWLDTNPAAQEGEIRVCIAEVVAEASRPEYVEDVQRRKATLATGEGTLHGARYRLADWGILE
- a CDS encoding M15 family metallopeptidase, which produces MHPPHGRKAIGTRFGNPANPDGTLKKSWEEENILRVAPPPGWQLYYQDGEVLVRSSGIRLHRLLADSFSAVLSGIWVYARARCGVGAGDTEIRSWLHERRLDLHGGGFNFRPITGGTALSLHAWGIAIDWDPLHNPRGAPLTRTLPDWWYELWEIHGWSHGCDFPTPDPMHVQFATGA
- a CDS encoding DUF2235 domain-containing protein, whose translation is MKKLAVFFDGTWNRADQKTRDGIPCPTNILKLFELLCPSDARGNPQLANYIGGVGTRRGERLRGGILGYGLSENIKEGYRFLASNFQPGDEIFIFGFSRGAYSARSLSGMIRNLGVLRRDRIHMINEAYRRYKSRSAEWHPDSVQAVNFRKENSWSMPVNGEERTAEPGSRETLYINFLGVFDTVGALGAPFLTPLGWLLVKLSRCDFHDTQLSSIVQNACHALAIDEHRWPFRPTPLTPNINHIVGKNFDERWFAGAHANIGGGYAQTGLSDLTLDWMVDKASSCVNPSGCGLSFDWHGLNPTCRNLGVLEPPAKSQNFAYRLASILLVKLPGTFGLATKSTRTVLRCLQWSGDYHRPIHAPQKPKKGLGPNLDGSVIAKMNRSAGNYAPPNVP